A genomic region of Hydrogenovibrio crunogenus contains the following coding sequences:
- a CDS encoding LPS-assembly lipoprotein LptE, with product MSQYLIMTQTSQAWLVRLRFVAILGMVATLTACGFHLKGVGKNAVATFESIQLVNTDGVRADILRSLEQQLKASDVKVVNNMADAQIVLSFQPTGYTVSRTSISGQGDATSELIKMAQSIRVEDVATEKELLKTVVQVYRDRRIDNAAALASNRELRSIQQQMANDIAMQIIDRINRSQLN from the coding sequence ATGTCTCAATATTTAATCATGACTCAAACTAGCCAGGCCTGGCTTGTCAGGCTACGTTTTGTTGCGATTTTAGGCATGGTTGCAACCTTGACAGCCTGCGGCTTTCACTTAAAAGGGGTCGGCAAGAATGCGGTGGCCACTTTCGAGTCGATTCAACTGGTTAATACCGATGGGGTTCGTGCAGATATTCTACGCTCATTGGAACAGCAGCTTAAGGCGTCTGATGTTAAAGTGGTTAATAATATGGCGGACGCGCAGATTGTGTTGTCATTTCAGCCAACCGGTTACACCGTCTCTCGAACCAGTATCAGTGGGCAGGGAGATGCGACATCTGAGTTGATTAAAATGGCTCAATCTATTCGAGTAGAAGATGTGGCGACGGAAAAAGAGTTATTAAAAACGGTGGTGCAGGTTTATCGCGATCGACGTATTGATAATGCCGCAGCACTGGCTTCAAATCGAGAGCTGCGTTCGATTCAACAGCAAATGGCGAATGATATTGCTATGCAGATCATTGATCGAATCAACCGGTCTCAGTTAAATTAA
- the holA gene encoding DNA polymerase III subunit delta, with translation MIMAPAFLKQLQNPQFEIKPITLIYGEEPLYVRRALDGLRGVLRSQEYFQRDRYEVDANFKWADLKMETQAGTLFADRRIIELDMPKGTPGKDGGAFIQDWANAMHDQPPEICLVITCEKLDGRQLKSKWVQAIEAHGWVVQSKPIEGAGLIKWCQNRAQEAGLSLDEEAAGLLSERVEGNLLAADQEMEKLALLFPAGSTLSAQNIIDNVADQAHYQLFALSTAMLFGRTQYALQILHRLQQEGLEAPIVLWLLSKELRQLISIAQKQQMASLPQVYKQLRIWSSKQAEFSAALQRHDLAYWQSLLNVALQVDLTIKGLRKGDEWLGLSELVFKISQ, from the coding sequence ATGATTATGGCACCTGCTTTTTTAAAGCAGTTACAGAATCCTCAGTTTGAAATCAAGCCCATCACGTTGATTTATGGTGAAGAGCCTTTGTATGTTCGTCGAGCCTTAGATGGATTAAGAGGCGTGCTCAGATCACAAGAGTATTTTCAGCGGGACCGTTATGAAGTGGACGCGAACTTTAAATGGGCTGATCTGAAAATGGAAACCCAGGCAGGCACTTTGTTTGCGGATCGCCGCATTATTGAATTGGATATGCCGAAAGGTACACCGGGTAAAGATGGTGGCGCCTTTATTCAAGATTGGGCGAATGCTATGCATGATCAACCGCCTGAAATCTGTTTGGTGATTACCTGTGAAAAACTGGATGGCCGCCAACTGAAGTCGAAGTGGGTACAGGCGATTGAAGCGCATGGTTGGGTCGTTCAATCTAAACCGATTGAGGGCGCTGGGCTCATTAAGTGGTGTCAGAACCGCGCACAAGAAGCGGGTCTCAGTTTGGATGAAGAAGCCGCCGGCTTATTATCGGAAAGGGTAGAAGGAAATTTACTGGCGGCGGATCAAGAAATGGAAAAGTTGGCGTTGCTTTTTCCTGCCGGTAGTACGTTAAGCGCACAGAATATTATCGACAATGTCGCAGATCAGGCACACTATCAGTTATTTGCGTTAAGCACGGCTATGCTGTTTGGCCGAACCCAATACGCATTACAGATTTTACATCGATTACAGCAGGAAGGTCTGGAAGCACCGATTGTGCTTTGGCTGTTGTCGAAAGAGTTGCGACAGTTGATTTCGATTGCACAAAAGCAACAGATGGCATCGTTGCCACAAGTGTATAAGCAGTTACGTATTTGGTCTTCGAAGCAAGCGGAATTCAGTGCAGCATTACAGCGTCATGATTTGGCTTATTGGCAAAGTTTGTTGAACGTTGCGTTGCAAGTTGATTTGACGATTAAAGGCCTTCGCAAAGGCGACGAGTGGTTAGGTCTTTCGGAACTGGTATTTAAAATTTCGCAATGA
- a CDS encoding glutamate-5-semialdehyde dehydrogenase produces the protein MDVKAYMQKLGQQAREASRQLMVATTRQKNTALLNIATALEAQAETLKAENAKDLEQGKANGLDAAMLDRLALTDKVITGMATGLRQIAALNDPIGEISDMNYLPSGIQVGKMRVPLGVVGIIYESRPNVTIDAAALCLKSGNAALLRGGSEAAYSNRALAKCIQSALSESGLLPTAVQVVETTDRAAVGEMIAMPDYVDVIIPRGGKGLIERISEGAKVPVIKHLDGICHVYIDDDADADKATRVAFNAKTHRYGVCNAMETLLIADSRAAEILPGLVEMYEAKGVELRGCEQTRAICDMKAATEEDWATEYLAPILSIKVVEDVDEAIEHITQYSSGHTESIITENLTTSRQFLARVDSSSVMVNASTRFADGFEYGLGAEIGISTDKFHARGPVGLEGLTSQKYIVLGDGTIRE, from the coding sequence ATGGATGTCAAAGCCTATATGCAGAAACTGGGGCAACAAGCCCGAGAAGCTTCCCGTCAATTAATGGTGGCGACCACTCGTCAAAAAAATACCGCATTATTAAATATTGCAACCGCACTGGAAGCGCAAGCCGAAACGCTGAAAGCCGAAAATGCGAAAGATTTAGAGCAAGGTAAAGCCAATGGTCTAGATGCCGCGATGTTGGACCGTTTGGCTTTGACTGATAAAGTGATAACTGGCATGGCGACGGGGTTGAGACAAATCGCAGCCTTGAACGATCCGATTGGCGAGATTTCGGATATGAATTATCTGCCGTCGGGCATTCAGGTCGGAAAAATGCGTGTGCCTTTAGGAGTGGTGGGGATTATTTATGAATCTCGTCCTAATGTCACGATTGATGCGGCGGCCTTATGTTTGAAATCCGGTAATGCGGCCTTGTTGAGAGGAGGTTCTGAGGCGGCTTATTCAAACCGAGCCTTGGCTAAATGTATTCAATCAGCTTTAAGTGAGTCAGGTCTTTTGCCAACCGCTGTTCAAGTGGTGGAAACTACGGATCGTGCCGCAGTCGGTGAGATGATTGCCATGCCGGACTATGTGGATGTCATTATTCCTCGAGGCGGTAAAGGATTGATTGAACGTATCAGTGAAGGCGCTAAAGTCCCTGTCATCAAACATTTAGACGGTATTTGTCATGTCTATATCGATGATGATGCAGATGCGGATAAAGCCACGCGGGTTGCTTTTAATGCTAAAACGCATCGTTATGGGGTATGTAATGCGATGGAAACACTATTGATTGCAGATTCTCGTGCTGCCGAGATTCTGCCAGGCCTGGTAGAAATGTATGAAGCCAAAGGTGTGGAGTTGCGTGGTTGTGAACAAACGCGTGCTATTTGTGATATGAAAGCGGCTACCGAAGAAGACTGGGCCACAGAATATTTAGCGCCTATTCTGTCCATAAAAGTAGTGGAAGATGTGGATGAGGCGATTGAGCATATTACACAGTACAGCTCAGGTCATACCGAATCGATTATTACCGAAAATTTAACGACCTCCCGTCAATTCTTGGCGCGTGTCGATTCCAGTTCGGTGATGGTGAACGCGTCCACTCGCTTTGCGGATGGGTTTGAGTATGGTTTAGGTGCTGAAATCGGTATCAGTACGGACAAATTCCATGCACGCGGACCAGTCGGACTGGAAGGGTTGACGTCTCAAAAATACATTGTGCTAGGGGACGGCACGATTAGAGAGTAA
- a CDS encoding DNA-J related domain-containing protein, translating into MSNIHMTIPEIPSLFEEAIYQLLLNGKPIKEYDLMKQLVALGFDQFTPSLEPLELFRAHFLLFHLLYRLQDKWHTEKKGNLNIHTLDIYLDTTPKENTAQKVSAIDEVKTYYLDYETFIHTQEQDVIDLIDGFWKSFGKPGSLSYSQKEIQEAKKTLEIETDITPKKVHLQYRKLSQIHHPDKGGKAEAFHAICHAKDVLLTAVRK; encoded by the coding sequence ATGTCAAATATTCATATGACAATTCCCGAAATCCCTTCGTTATTTGAAGAAGCGATTTACCAACTGCTGTTGAATGGCAAGCCGATTAAAGAATACGACCTGATGAAACAATTGGTCGCTTTAGGGTTTGATCAGTTCACCCCTTCTCTAGAACCTTTAGAACTTTTCAGAGCGCATTTTTTATTGTTTCATTTATTGTATCGACTTCAAGACAAGTGGCATACAGAAAAAAAAGGCAATCTAAACATCCATACTTTGGATATTTATTTAGATACAACGCCTAAAGAAAATACAGCACAAAAGGTATCGGCAATTGATGAAGTCAAAACATACTATTTGGATTATGAAACCTTTATTCATACTCAAGAACAAGATGTCATTGATTTGATTGATGGCTTTTGGAAAAGTTTTGGAAAACCAGGGAGCCTCTCTTACAGTCAAAAAGAGATTCAAGAAGCCAAAAAGACATTGGAAATTGAAACCGATATCACACCCAAAAAAGTGCATCTGCAATATCGCAAGCTATCCCAAATCCATCATCCGGACAAAGGGGGAAAGGCTGAAGCGTTCCACGCCATCTGCCACGCAAAAGACGTATTATTGACGGCTGTTCGGAAGTAA
- the nadD gene encoding nicotinate-nucleotide adenylyltransferase: MQTNRLIGINGGTFDPIHFGHLRPALEVLHALHLDEMRFIPAYQPVHRASPSVSAQQRCEMVRLAIQNQPSFKLDTIELDLGGPSYTATTLEAIKKSEPNASLVLMMGTDAFAKFNQWHDWQGILNLANIVVTHRPGEPVPRDGEVGQIFMNHWVPKLTEASGQIVDLPVTQLDLSATALRSYLKNGDPVDYLMPENVARYIYEHQLYQ; this comes from the coding sequence TTGCAAACTAATCGTTTAATCGGCATTAACGGCGGTACTTTCGACCCGATTCATTTTGGGCATTTACGTCCGGCCTTGGAAGTGCTTCATGCGCTTCATTTGGATGAGATGCGATTTATTCCTGCCTATCAGCCTGTTCATAGAGCGTCTCCATCTGTATCAGCACAACAGCGGTGCGAAATGGTTCGACTTGCCATTCAAAACCAACCGAGTTTTAAGTTGGATACCATTGAGTTGGACCTGGGTGGACCTTCTTATACCGCGACTACTTTGGAAGCCATTAAAAAATCTGAACCGAATGCTTCTTTGGTTTTAATGATGGGAACTGACGCGTTTGCTAAATTTAATCAATGGCACGATTGGCAAGGGATTTTAAATCTAGCCAATATTGTGGTAACCCATCGACCAGGTGAACCGGTTCCAAGAGATGGGGAAGTCGGGCAGATATTTATGAATCACTGGGTACCCAAGTTAACGGAAGCAAGTGGCCAGATTGTCGATTTGCCTGTCACACAATTGGATTTAAGTGCCACGGCGCTACGATCTTATTTAAAAAACGGAGACCCGGTTGATTATTTGATGCCGGAAAATGTCGCCCGTTATATATATGAACATCAGCTTTACCAATAG
- the rsfS gene encoding ribosome silencing factor produces the protein MMDSQQVEALIVSTLEDSKARDIQVLDVSKLSSFTDKMVIATGTSTTHVRSTGNAVAQAFKEAGEPPMGVEAGPEPDWVLVDLGNAIVHVMTESARAHYQLEKLWNIKPGDGASLDSANG, from the coding sequence ATGATGGATAGCCAGCAAGTTGAAGCGTTAATTGTTAGTACTTTGGAAGATAGTAAAGCGCGAGATATTCAAGTTTTGGATGTTTCAAAGCTTTCTTCCTTTACCGATAAAATGGTCATTGCAACAGGGACATCAACCACGCATGTCCGCTCTACGGGGAATGCGGTGGCACAAGCCTTTAAAGAAGCAGGTGAACCACCAATGGGTGTGGAAGCCGGTCCAGAGCCTGATTGGGTTTTGGTGGACCTTGGTAACGCCATTGTTCATGTGATGACAGAGTCTGCACGAGCACATTACCAGCTTGAAAAATTATGGAATATCAAGCCGGGTGACGGTGCGAGTCTTGATTCAGCAAACGGCTGA
- the rlmH gene encoding 23S rRNA (pseudouridine(1915)-N(3))-methyltransferase RlmH: MNIHFIVVGQKMPGWVQTGYAEYAKRLPKACTLKLVELPMATRGKSGSVAQYKSEEAKRILAAVPKGAKLVVLDEKGQELTTVQFSQKLDDWLGSGQDVALIVGGPDGLDASLIQQAEWKWGLSKLTLPHPLVRVMVAEQIYRAWSVLQNHPYHRD; the protein is encoded by the coding sequence GTGAATATTCATTTTATTGTCGTCGGACAAAAGATGCCAGGCTGGGTGCAAACAGGGTATGCCGAATATGCTAAACGATTGCCAAAAGCCTGCACGTTAAAGCTTGTAGAACTCCCGATGGCAACGCGTGGGAAATCAGGATCCGTTGCACAATATAAATCTGAAGAAGCCAAGCGAATTTTGGCCGCGGTGCCGAAAGGGGCTAAGCTGGTTGTGCTAGATGAAAAAGGCCAGGAATTGACTACGGTTCAATTTTCTCAGAAACTGGATGATTGGTTAGGTTCCGGGCAAGATGTCGCGTTAATCGTTGGCGGTCCAGACGGGCTTGATGCCAGTTTGATTCAACAAGCCGAATGGAAATGGGGACTTTCTAAGCTCACCTTGCCACATCCTTTGGTGAGAGTAATGGTAGCTGAACAAATTTATCGCGCTTGGTCTGTATTGCAAAACCATCCTTATCATCGAGATTAA
- a CDS encoding GlsB/YeaQ/YmgE family stress response membrane protein encodes MDLAGLITFLAVGAIAGWLAGLLMKGQGFGLLGNIVIGVIGAFVGGFVFGLLGIVTTSILGTIVSATVGAAILLFVVGVLKKA; translated from the coding sequence ATGGATTTAGCAGGTTTGATCACATTTTTAGCGGTCGGAGCGATAGCTGGTTGGCTTGCAGGTTTACTAATGAAAGGGCAAGGGTTCGGTCTGCTGGGTAATATTGTTATTGGTGTCATTGGGGCATTTGTTGGTGGCTTTGTGTTCGGCTTATTGGGCATCGTCACAACAAGTATTTTAGGCACCATCGTGAGTGCGACCGTCGGCGCTGCGATTTTATTATTTGTGGTCGGAGTGCTTAAAAAAGCTTAA